GTGTAGTTTGTGCCTCCTCTAAATAGTATTGATTGCTATCCATTTTGAAGTTCTTAAACCACTGCTTATTTCATATCAGAAGtggtctggggtttttttcccagtcagCATGTGGGTTGGTTTCTGAAAAACCCGCCTTGTCACAGTttggaagaaatatttatttgttttctgcagGGATGCCAAGATGCTTTTCAGCATGTAGTAGAAAAGGCTCAGTAATAATTCTTCTTTCTGTGTATTCTTAAACCATTACTACAGTGAAATCCCCAAAGAAGAGGTTGCCTTAATACAAAAGCAGTAGTGGTAAGTTCCTCCTTTATACTGGTTGATAACTGTCCCTGCATTTTGTTTCAGGTTCTCCTTGATGAACTTTCATCCACTAAATATTGGGTATCCATGCATGTCTCGGACCATAGTGGATTTCATTACCGCCAGTTCTTACTCAGTTCCTTGATACGCAGAACAGTGACTGACAAAAACATACAGGTACAGAATCAAGTGGTAAATGAACAAAACCCTAGCCTTCAGAAGGACGAAGAGAGTGCAGGGACAGAAGCTGCATGTGCAGAGGAGCAAAGCGTGGATCTTCCCCACTATTTAGATGAAGAGATGGAACTCTGCAGTGAACTGATTGATAATTACCCAGGGCATGAAACTTTGTGGTGTCATAGGTAAGAGGACTTGGTCAAAAGAGTTTCCTTTTGATTTGTGGATGATACTTCACATGGTATTTCCAAGCAAATTGTTCTGGTTTTAGGAAGTACCACTCAATGAAAGATTTTTAAGGTGCTATGTATTAAGCCTTTGGAAAATATTCAAGAGCATAATCAGAGCTATTGTGTGGGAAATTTGATTTGGCTTAAATATCTTCAGTGTAAGGTCTGCTTGTCTCTATAATTTGTGCAAGAGACACAAGATGCTAGTAATAAGCCTCCTTATACTTTAAATattgaaacaacaaaaaatgaacaaaatgtcGACAGAAGATTGGGTGCAGAAAATGTTTGCTTTACTAGCTGGGTGCAGGTTCCTGACTAGGTAGCAGGAGATTTGCCAAGGTGATATGGAGCACTTTCTAGTACTGTGCCCAGAGACAGCAGATTTTGTGTCTGTGAGGGAAATCTGGTGGGATGATAAATGGATTGAAACACTTCAGCAGCAACAGCAAGTTATTTTCAGTGcatgactttattttttttttcttttctttttttttgaagaaGGTGTGTATTCTACCTTCAGCGGCACTTAAGCAACAAACTTCCTCTCATGAGTACAGCGGTATCATCTGTGGACAGCAGTGATGAAAGTCTGAGTAATTCCCACCACAGTCCTGCAACAAGTCACATGGCACAAGCTATGGATGTTGATGGTTTGAATGAATCCAGCAGCAAACAAGGTTATACCCAAGAAACAAAACGCCTGAAGCGTGCTCCTGTGCAGGACTCTCTTGGTCCAGAAATGGAATATCGGTTTGTTGATAAAGTATTATCAACTTGTAGGGATGTGGACCAAGCCAGGTTTGCTACTGCTTATAGAAAATGGCTAGTTACTTTTTTAGGTCAGTGAAGGAAATGTTGAAAGCTTTCAGGGTTCTTCTCTTAGTGCAATATTCACTTTTCAGACGCAAATGCATGTCTTGGTTGAAAGTGTTAGCTAACTCTgtgtttctctctcttttgaTGGTCAGTCCTAAAGCTAAATTTCAGAGTAGACATCTGTCACTTTATTAAAGAACTGGCATACATTTTTATTAAGCAAATGATTTTGTTACTTAATCTCTCAAAGAAATCACTCTTACGAGCTTCCTACCATGtaatcatcttttttttttaacttctgcatTGAGTTGGTCTCTGAATCATTtgactataaaaaaaaaagaggtaaaagaaaaaagtttgaaaTGCTTGTGAAACAGagtttctgaaaaaatgggagaaTCTATCAGTATCAGCTAAACTTGTTCCCAGTTTGTTCCTCCATGGCATCATGCTAATACCTTATTGGATCCAGACTATATTTGATgagtgctattttttttttatagcagTCTTTGGTAGAGCACCATAATACAGTGTTTCTGAGGGCTTCAGTAACAGTTTTGGAACTGTGATACCTTttactgttttggtttttgtttgcttattaaTTGTCATGTTAGCTTAATAGGAAGTTCTATAAGGTTGAAATCTTGATAAGCAAATACAGCAAAATGTGGCAGAAAAGAGTTCAACCACATGTTCGCCCACAGTCAGAGCTATATTTGGCTGTATTTGTGAATTGTTCTCTTAAAACAGGCTACTTTCATCTCTTggtgtttatttgtttattttatctcaACAATGGAGATTTAATCACACTTGATACGCATTTCTGAATATCTTTTTTACACTACGGATTCTCACCCTGCCAAATCACACATTGTTAACTTGTACTTCATCAAGACCCTACAAGTCCAATATTGGATGGAGTAAAAAGTAGCTCTTCCAACTGATGATTGAGACTATACAGTTAATAAAAACAGTGACAGCAAGGAGGAAGCTAACCCTTcccttctggtttttttttttttttttaagagcttcAGTCTTTGttggtgtggatttttttttttccaattttattcTTAAAGAAGAGCTCTACTCCAACCGTACATCTCTGTTTACATAACTGTAAATTTTAAGGGAATTTGAAATCAATTATGAATGGTGTATTTTGTCATTTCCTTAGAATTTGTCtgtaaaagggatttttttacaTTAGTAGAATTGTGCTGGTACACAGATCCAAGGAAAAGGTTCTACAGTAGAAGTCTATATAGTGACATCACctcttttaaaagcaaactgTTTTCTGAGGGGGATTAGATTTTCAAGTTAGTGTCCTTGacataatttctttatttatctTCTGCCCCAAATACCTCTTGACCATAAGTTTAAAGATACTGTTTCTGTTGGGCAGAGAGAGAAACaatgagggaggaaaaaacacAGGTAGCCTGCTCAAAAGGTATCACTTTGAATCAAAAAAGCACTCAAAATATGAAGTTCCTACACTTCTAAGTAGTTAGATTAATGGAGTTTACTCTtgcatttcaaaatgaaaacagaccACCTGCAAGTCTTTGAGAGTATGTTCATTATTCATTTCAGGCACAAAGTAGCTAAAAATGACATTTCTAAAAGCACACTGTTCTGTTTACAGTACATAGATAAGACTATTCTAGGCTTGAGCATCTCCATGTCAAAGCTTTGTTTCAGAGGGCACCTGCCTCTCCATAGGTATCTTATTGTATATGTAGGTATATGTCTTACATGGTCATTAGCTTTGAGGTGCTATGAGGTGCTGTGGTGTTTTGGCTGATGGTTTTAGTTGCAGAAGAACATAATTGTTGTCTAAAGGAGCTGTGAAATTGGCTTGAGAGTACGATTTTGTCATAAGATGTAGCCTCAGTGATCACTGACAAATGGGTGGGTTCAAGTACCAACAGGATTCTGAACTTAAAATCTTAACTTGAGCGAGAACTTTTACACATCCCAAGAGACCTGATGTTTAGTGGACACAGATGATGCATTAAAGTACATGTAGTAGCCTGGGTTGGCTTGATTAACAGTATCTCATTAATGACTCATATGAACCTGAAAAGTGTGAAGTCAAGGGGGCAGTGTACTAAAGGTCAGGTTCTTAGTCTTAAATTACTTAGTAATGTTatttgtgtgttctgtttacCTTGGCAAAATTTATCTGTTTATGAGAAAAATATTAGTGCTAGGAGCAATCTCAGAAGTGGGAGCATGATAGGAAACGTTTCTTGACCTGTGGAAGGGAAGAGATTCTCTCTTCTTGCGCTGGAAAGACCGAGGCTTTCAAAAGGAAATACTATTATTATTAGAATCTGACTTGAAACTTCTTCCACACTATAATCTGGAATCTTAGTTGGCATTCTCAGAGCTATACTGTGGAAGTTCTGTGTTTTTGAACTTGGCATCATTAACATTTAAGCAGGTGCCCTCATATACATGTGTAGAGTTGCTATTCAAGTCAGCACAAGTGATGCATTCTTGCAGGATGACAAGATTTTGTCCTATATAACTGAATAGAGTTGCATTGAATTTTAGTACTTGGAATATGTTCTGAGAACTCTGATTAGAGATGGTGCTGATATTCTTACTGGTTTTGTAAAACACTGATGGCTGTAGTGTAACTCATAAGTGTGGGTTTTTGAAGTCTGCACCTCATGGAAATATTCccccacacttttttttttaaatcctgctaGAATAGTTACATTTAGAAATGTTTGCAGacctgaaaacaaaacagtgaaattgaaacaagtaatttatttctgtttgaagGAAATGCAAACAGTAAGTTGTTAAATTTGAGCTTTAAGTTTTTAGCAGTAactatataaattatattaaaaaggaaaataatatctAAATTGCTTTGAAGTGTCAATGTCCTGAAGCCTCATGCATGAATTGATTGAAGAGGTACTTCTAATATACTGTATTAAGTTCAAAACCGATGTGAAGTTCTGAAACTATGATCTTTGCAGCATACCTGTCTAACCACTTGGTGTTACTGCAGGGTACCATTTGGGCACTGCTTGAAAGAAAAAGTGGCTTTAGGCCACTGGTAGCTAACGTCCTGAGCGCAGCTACTTTACATAAGGCATTTCAGCTGTTTTGTGTTTCAGAGATCAAAGACTAATAAATTAGTCAGTGAACATTCCTGCAGAGAAAAtgtgcagcagaagctgcagaatTCAAGGTTCTCACTCTCTGAAGTTTCTTCaattataaaatcaaattgtacATCTTTAAACATCTTAATGTAAAATTCAGCTTCTTTCCTAATTTTGTAGTATGTATCATTTGAATTTATTCATTTTGTTGACTGGATTAGTCTTTGTAGAAATTTGTACTAGAAACAAAGGGTTTTGAGGaacaaatgtaatttaaaactaCAGAATTTGGTATAGAAGGAACCACATTTTAAAGTGGTAAATTCTCAGCTGCTAAATACAGTTACTGTTATTTCACTGACATTGTTTGTCTTGTGTGTTACAGCTATTGGAGAAACATGAAGCATTAAAGACAGCTACAATAACTTGTATGAAGTCATTGGAATGCATTGTTATAGCTGCTTTGATTAATATTCTTAATGTACTCATGTCTGCATATTTGTGTTTTATTGACTGCTTACATATTCTTTATACAACAAAATCCATGTGTCATTTAAATAGGGGATAAAGTAGCTTGTCAGTTTATACTATTTGATGAATTACCTTGTATGtaatttgctttaaaacaaataaGCAAAGTGATAATATAGTGAGAAAGCTTAGCTTTTTGTCTTATAATGAAAGTTTCTGGCATTTCCAGTTTTATTCTAGTGCTGCTTAGTTAGAATGTGTAGCTAGACTTTATGGATgggagtgattttttttttcctaagtagATAGTTAatgaattttttaaacagtACTGTGTAATATTGATGAACAGAAAGAAAGGGTTTTGGAAAGGTTTGTCTGCATAACCAGACTCGAAAAGCATACTTTTTTCAAGGACACATAATACACTGAGCAAAATGTGAGTACCAGAGGATAATTTAAATTGTGAGTTTTTAGAGATTTGATTATTAAATTTTTGGAGAAGTTGTTTacttagttttgttttgtcttttgtaAGGGAAGAatgctttttgggtttttttttgtgtttttgtttttgtttttgtttttttttttttaaatccagtaAGAGGTGAACCATTGCACTtagaaaatggggagaaaagccCACAACTGCTGAATTGTATCTCGTAGAGcaattttggaaaaaacaacaaactgaCACTGAAACATAGATGTCACTTCAAAATGCATCTTTGCACTCATTGGGTGATGAGAGATATGTGTAACTATATCTTACTATTTTATCAGTGTCAGGTACAATGAATAGGGTGTAACTCAATTCTCAAATGTACTTAATGTTCAAGTTAGTTTCTAAGGAAATTCAGTGTCCCTGTCTATGATAATTTTCCCTGTGTACTCAGAGGTATCTTCCTTCTCTGccccttctctcttcttccaaCCAGCTAAGAAGAATGTAGCAAAGCATTGGTGAGGTGGCCTAATTTTGTGTTTGAATAACTCTCACTACCTCCCAAAAAGTACTTTGATGGCCATAAGTGGAATTCATCAGGCTCAGTTATTTCAGAACCTCATGCTAAGCCTAGATCCTCTTTCAGATGTGAAAAGCGAGGGCTTTATCAACTAATCTATCAAGTTTTCTAGGGAGAATTTGAaggagaatgggaaaaaaaattgtagttaGAAAAACTAGAACTAGCATACATTTTCATTTGTCTTTTCCTCTGAAGAAATAACTCTGTTGCTAAATAATGGAGGAAATATGCTTCCAGGGAATTCCATATATTACACTTTTGAACTGCAGACCTGATACTTCCTAGTGGCTTTTACTTAGTATATAATGTTCCTTCTCAGGGCATAGTCTATTATAGTGAATTAGGGtgcatttttaaagtttatacTTATtgattaaaaaggaaaaaaagataataatgTAACTGGCTtttgattactttttttttgtctagcaTAGTATTTTATAATCTACCCACATGTGAACATTGTAGCCAGCAATGTACAGTAGACCTCACTATCTCATCTGCTTCATACTGTTATTCTGTTGAATTGCTGTTGCAGTCTTGCAGGAAGCTCCTGACAGTTGTTGGTTTTATTCTCTGAGTTTCCTCGTAGTATTCAGTAAAGTAGTTAGCATTGCAAATTATGTTGTAATGATGGGGAAGGTTTTTACAGCATCTGCGTTGATGCACTGTAAGTCTGAGATTCAATAGTTAAAAACCTTTTGTTAGGATTCTGAATGCTAAATTTTTTTTGATGGCTGTCAAATGCTTATACGCAACAGAGTTATTCTGGAAAACAGAACTCTTAACTGAAGTCTGGTTTgttaaatgtctttttctgcGCCATCTGGAACCTGCTGTACATCCTACTGTATAGACAGAGGTGGGGAGAGTCCACAATGAGGTGCATATTTTCTTGACTAGACATTTTCTGAATGGAATATAATTATGGTTAAACAAAGAGCTTTTCTTGGATGAGATACACCTGTCTGTTCATTGTGAATAAAGTTATGAAATTGGTACATCATTAATATGGTAAGATTTGCTGAAAGGCTGCATGTAATGAGTAGATAAAAGgaatgtgtttttatttaatctgctgttaaaaaaaaatcacatgaatGATACAAGGTACTAGAATTTGTTTTTAGAAAGCAAAATGTACCTACTGTGTTCATTCCCTTTTGtacaagtttttcttttttgaagtaGCTACATTTAAAACTGAAAGGTGTACTTGGGAACACACTTAACTtcatataatttcattattttcatataATCAAAATAATAGATGTCTTAAATGATTTGAAGTAGCATTAAGATCCAAGGTAGTGACAGCACTA
Above is a window of Lonchura striata isolate bLonStr1 chromosome Z, bLonStr1.mat, whole genome shotgun sequence DNA encoding:
- the PTAR1 gene encoding protein prenyltransferase alpha subunit repeat-containing protein 1 isoform X1; the encoded protein is MAESAEEVAVLVQRVVKDIRNAFQRNPHIDEIGLIPCPEARYNRSPIVLVENKLGVESWCVKFLLPYVHNKLLLYRQRKQWLNKDELIDITCTLLLLNPDFTTAWNVRKELILSGTLNPLKDLHLGKLALTKFPKSPETWIHRRWVLQQLIQESSLPSLATKGNLGAVPMERIHRLVQEEMNVCSEAAGRYPSNYNAWSHRIWVLQHLAKLTVKVLLDELSSTKYWVSMHVSDHSGFHYRQFLLSSLIRRTVTDKNIQVQNQVVNEQNPSLQKDEESAGTEAACAEEQSVDLPHYLDEEMELCSELIDNYPGHETLWCHRRCVFYLQRHLSNKLPLMSTAVSSVDSSDESLSNSHHSPATSHMAQAMDVDGLNESSSKQGYTQETKRLKRAPVQDSLGPEMEYRFVDKVLSTCRDVDQARFATAYRKWLVTFLGQ
- the PTAR1 gene encoding protein prenyltransferase alpha subunit repeat-containing protein 1 isoform X2, whose protein sequence is MAESAEEVAVLVQRVVKDIRNAFQRNPHIDEIGLIPCPEARYNRSPIVLVENKLGVESWCVKFLLPYVHNKLLLYRQRKQWLNKDELIDITCTLLLLNPDFTTAWNVRKELILSGTLNPLKDLHLGKLALTKFPKSPETWIHRRWVLQQLIQESSLPSLATKGNLGAVPMERIHRLVQEEMNVCSEAAGRYPSNYNAWSHRIWVLQHLAKLTVKVLLDELSSTKYWVSMHVSDHSGFHYRQFLLSSLIRRTVTDKNIQVQNQVVNEQNPSLQKDEESAGTEAACAEEQSVDLPHYLDEEMELCSELIDNYPGHETLWCHRCVFYLQRHLSNKLPLMSTAVSSVDSSDESLSNSHHSPATSHMAQAMDVDGLNESSSKQGYTQETKRLKRAPVQDSLGPEMEYRFVDKVLSTCRDVDQARFATAYRKWLVTFLGQ